A genomic region of Fusarium falciforme chromosome 4, complete sequence contains the following coding sequences:
- a CDS encoding GFO-IDH-MocA domain-containing protein, which translates to MSAPLGLAIIGTNWITNSFVQSSHESKKFQLKAVYSRSLDTANKFVSETPSIKDVAAIKLYDNLDTMLSDSNIDVVYIASPNSLHHEQGLKALGAGKHVIMEKPFASNVKELEALYQLADSKGLFILEAYRHIQEPNFQKLQSLLNDETARTEKFGPVYGASLNMAVYSSRYAKVLEGEEPNVLSPKFSGGCLWDMGCYVVMFALALFGKPASQTYYPAIIRTGVDGGGHIIFQYSSQSSQHERDFTVHAHTSKVYTSTAPTEIYCEKGTIRINGGTGVTDINTVEFVPRGSKEAEQLGDTNPEYTGFLNLTWEAKEIGRIIQEGDKEAESHLKQLTVNVLTVMEDMRRANGIVFECEK; encoded by the coding sequence ATGTCAGCCCCTCTAGGTCTCGCAATCATAGGTACAAACTGGATCACAAATTCTTTTGTGCAGTCATCCCATGAGAGCAAGAAGTTCCAGCTGAAGGCAGTGTACTCGCGAAGCCTGGATACCGCCAACAAATTCGTCTCAGAGACTCCCTCCATCAAAGATGTTGCCGCCATCAAATTGTACGACAACTTGGACACGATGCTCTCCGATTCGAACATCGATGTTGTATATATTGCTTCTCCAAACTCACTCCATCATGAGCAAGGTTTGAAGGCACTCGGTGCTGGGAAGCATGTCATCATGGAGAAACCCTTTGCCTCCAATGTCAAGGAGCTTGAAGCCCTTTACCAACTCGCCGACTCCAAGGGGCTGTTCATTCTGGAGGCTTATCGACACATCCAAGAACCCAATTTCCAGAAGCTGCAAAGCCTACTCAACGATGAAACGGCCCGAACCGAGAAGTTCGGACCAGTCTACGGCGCCAGTCTCAACATGGCCGTATACTCGTCACGGTACGCCAAGGTGttggagggcgaggagccAAACGTTCTTTCACCCAAGTTTAGCGGAGGTTGCCTGTGGGACATGGGGTGTTACGTCGTCATGTTTGCTCTGGCTCTCTTCGGAAAGCCTGCAAGCCAGACATACTACCCTGCTATCATCCGCActggtgttgatggcggcGGTCACATCATCTTCCAATATTCGTCTCAGTCTTCGCAGCATGAACGCGACTTTACGGTGCACGCTCACACCAGCAAGGTGTACACGTCGACTGCCCCTACCGAGATCTATTGCGAGAAGGGCACCATTAGGATCAACGGCGGAACTGGCGTGACAGATATCAATACAGTGGAATTTGTTCCCCGAGGATCAAAGGAGGCCGAACAGCTCGGTGACACGAACCCCGAGTATACTGGCTTCTTGAACTTAACctgggaggccaaggagattggGCGGATTATTCAAGAAGGGGATAAAGAGGCCGAGAGTCATCTGAAGCAGCTAACCGTCAATGTTCTTACGGTCATGGAAGATATGAGGAGGGCGAACGGCATTGTATTTGAGTGTGAAAAGTAG